In one window of Saprospiraceae bacterium DNA:
- a CDS encoding amidohydrolase codes for MKKIDIHTHIIPENLPPWAEKFGYGGFVNLEHHNSCSARMLIDGKFFREIGKNCWDASTRLNECEQHGIQIQVLSTIPVLFSYWAQAKDGLDISRFLNDHIAHIVQTYPDRFIGLGTLPLQDPQLAIGEMERCMDTLGLAGFEIGSHINQWNLDARELFEFYEAAENLGAALFVHPWDMMGKERMNKYWLPWLVGMPAETSLAICSMIFGGVFEKFPNLRVAFAHGGGSFPGTYGRIKHGFKVRPDLVAIDNANHPDLYLGKFWVDSLVHDIDMLDKLISLFGIDKVALGSDYPFPLGELEPGKMIEHSAYDEDEKSWLNYRSAESWLGIL; via the coding sequence ATGAAAAAAATTGACATCCACACGCACATCATCCCCGAAAACCTCCCACCCTGGGCCGAAAAATTTGGCTATGGTGGGTTTGTAAATCTGGAACACCATAATTCCTGCTCAGCCAGGATGTTGATCGATGGAAAATTTTTCAGAGAAATTGGAAAGAATTGCTGGGATGCTTCCACACGTTTGAACGAATGCGAACAACATGGGATTCAAATTCAGGTATTAAGCACCATTCCAGTATTATTTTCATATTGGGCACAAGCAAAAGACGGTCTCGATATATCCAGATTTCTCAATGACCACATAGCTCATATCGTACAAACTTATCCGGACCGGTTTATCGGGCTGGGTACTTTGCCCTTACAGGATCCTCAGCTCGCCATTGGAGAAATGGAACGATGCATGGATACTCTTGGCCTTGCTGGATTTGAAATAGGATCACACATCAATCAATGGAATCTGGATGCCAGAGAGCTTTTTGAGTTTTATGAAGCTGCTGAAAATTTAGGTGCAGCCTTGTTTGTACATCCATGGGACATGATGGGAAAAGAAAGAATGAACAAATACTGGTTGCCCTGGCTGGTGGGTATGCCCGCTGAAACATCTTTAGCTATATGCAGTATGATCTTTGGAGGTGTTTTTGAAAAGTTTCCAAACCTACGGGTTGCTTTTGCTCATGGTGGAGGTTCTTTTCCGGGAACGTATGGAAGAATTAAACACGGTTTCAAAGTAAGGCCTGATCTTGTCGCGATTGATAATGCCAATCATCCCGATTTATATTTAGGTAAATTTTGGGTTGATTCGCTGGTACACGATATCGACATGTTGGATAAACTGATCTCACTTTTTGGTATTGATAAAGTTGCCCTGGGCAGTGATTATCCTTTTCCATTGGGTGAATTGGAACCCGGAAAAATGATCGAACATTCTGCATACGATGAAGATGAAAAGAGTTGGTTGAATTACAGGTCAGCTGAGTCCTGGTTGGGAATACTCTGA
- a CDS encoding helix-turn-helix transcriptional regulator, whose translation MILEIHIPSYPLCLFIDNFLYYKDYQPDHQLDRFFPDGNVYLVIDLTSTPKHIHDNDHFGVLQTCKGTWFSGLRDQSITIPSGKEQEMIVVNFQKGKSYPFVEAPLSQFTNITVEGELAFGKKVIEVREKVLECKTVTQMFQQLEKYFLPFISNLTPNPFIDYAIQTLTCAPEPLTIEKLTHKIGYSHRHFIKMFSEHVGLNPKQFAKIIRFQKTIASAQSNPNLEWSTIALSSGYYDLAHFHHEFKMFSGFTPNQFRSLKSDFMNYVAVN comes from the coding sequence ATGATTTTGGAAATTCACATTCCTTCCTATCCCTTGTGCTTGTTCATTGATAATTTTCTTTATTACAAAGACTATCAACCGGATCATCAGTTGGACCGTTTTTTTCCTGACGGCAATGTATATCTGGTCATCGATCTTACTTCAACACCAAAACACATCCATGACAATGATCATTTTGGAGTTCTTCAAACCTGCAAAGGAACATGGTTTTCAGGCTTGAGAGATCAATCCATAACCATTCCTTCAGGAAAGGAACAAGAAATGATCGTGGTCAACTTTCAAAAAGGAAAATCATACCCATTTGTTGAAGCACCACTATCCCAGTTTACCAATATAACAGTGGAAGGAGAATTGGCTTTTGGAAAAAAAGTAATCGAAGTCAGGGAAAAAGTGCTCGAATGCAAAACTGTAACACAAATGTTTCAACAGCTTGAAAAATACTTTCTACCGTTTATCTCCAATTTAACGCCAAACCCTTTTATTGATTACGCCATCCAAACCCTGACTTGCGCTCCGGAACCTCTAACCATAGAAAAATTGACACACAAAATCGGCTATTCACACCGTCATTTTATTAAAATGTTTTCAGAACACGTAGGATTGAATCCCAAGCAATTTGCAAAAATCATACGTTTTCAAAAAACGATTGCATCAGCGCAATCCAACCCAAATTTAGAATGGTCAACAATTGCTTTATCTTCAGGATACTACGATTTAGCACATTTCCACCATGAATTCAAGATGTTTTCAGGTTTTACACCCAATCAATTCAGGAGCCTGAAAAGCGATTTTATGAATTACGTTGCAGTCAACTGA
- a CDS encoding PD40 domain-containing protein, with translation MNFRLLLQTRVPILILCLWIHEGWSQDKSSKSPENPYYIVYNIRNLDTVNDDWEIMRVNMDGTNQKNLTHNKDVAWTYYGYKDKIFFISDRDSAYRNFYLYQMDPDGKNIRKISDLRLEDSWMSSRKKGSEMVVSGRIGKEIRFQLFLIDIQTGTYKQLTNDTGAYFRDPCFSKDGKKIVFSHKKNKRDRNETEELFMMNADGSGLMQLTHYPKDNISYKDYGYKAGAARWHPTENFISYISRQDGRHGIYAVTPDGKKQWKLYPSENAAGWHDWSPDGKWLAFNSSDPEENQFEIQLMSWKTKELKQLTNSEFKIQMAPIFVKK, from the coding sequence ATGAACTTCAGGCTTCTTCTCCAAACACGGGTACCTATACTTATTTTATGTTTATGGATTCACGAAGGCTGGTCTCAGGACAAGTCTTCTAAGTCCCCAGAAAACCCATATTATATTGTTTACAACATCCGCAACCTGGATACTGTAAATGACGATTGGGAAATAATGAGGGTAAACATGGATGGAACAAACCAAAAAAACCTCACCCATAACAAGGATGTTGCCTGGACCTATTATGGTTACAAAGACAAAATATTTTTCATCAGCGACAGAGACAGTGCATACAGGAATTTTTATCTATACCAAATGGATCCGGATGGAAAAAATATACGGAAAATCAGTGATCTGAGATTAGAAGATAGCTGGATGTCCAGCAGAAAAAAAGGAAGCGAAATGGTTGTTAGCGGTCGAATTGGCAAAGAGATCAGGTTCCAGCTATTTTTAATTGATATTCAAACAGGAACTTACAAACAGTTGACCAATGATACCGGAGCATACTTCAGAGATCCCTGCTTTTCAAAGGATGGTAAAAAAATCGTTTTTAGTCATAAAAAGAACAAAAGAGACAGGAATGAAACAGAAGAACTTTTCATGATGAATGCAGACGGAAGTGGTTTAATGCAACTTACCCACTATCCGAAAGACAATATTTCATATAAGGATTATGGTTATAAAGCAGGTGCTGCCCGATGGCACCCCACTGAAAATTTTATAAGCTATATATCCAGGCAAGATGGAAGACATGGGATCTATGCAGTTACTCCTGATGGTAAAAAACAATGGAAACTCTACCCATCTGAAAATGCAGCTGGATGGCATGATTGGAGTCCGGATGGAAAATGGCTGGCCTTCAACAGTTCTGATCCTGAGGAAAATCAGTTTGAAATTCAGCTGATGAGCTGGAAAACCAAAGAGCTCAAACAACTAACCAACAGTGAATTCAAAATACAAATGGCACCCATATTTGTCAAAAAATAA
- a CDS encoding GNAT family N-acetyltransferase, which translates to MIQLRIKHYKELTLEELYSWLQLRLEVFVVEQNCPYQDLDEKDIHCYHALAYEGDQLVAGSRIVPPGISYPVYSSIGRVVSRKDHRGTGAGKLIMKQSLASCESLYPNTPIKISAQSYLLAFYESFGFEKTGDEYLEDDIPHHAMIRPAGLALPD; encoded by the coding sequence ATGATTCAGCTTCGCATCAAACACTACAAAGAACTCACTTTAGAGGAATTGTATTCCTGGCTGCAACTAAGACTGGAGGTATTCGTCGTAGAACAAAATTGCCCGTATCAGGATTTGGATGAAAAAGATATCCATTGCTATCACGCTCTGGCTTATGAAGGGGATCAACTCGTTGCGGGAAGCAGAATAGTCCCACCGGGTATATCTTATCCGGTTTACAGTTCCATTGGAAGAGTAGTCAGCCGAAAAGATCATCGCGGAACCGGTGCCGGTAAACTCATCATGAAACAAAGTCTTGCGAGCTGTGAAAGTTTGTATCCAAACACACCGATTAAGATTTCAGCACAATCGTATCTCCTTGCATTTTACGAATCCTTCGGATTTGAAAAAACGGGTGATGAATATCTCGAAGACGACATCCCCCATCATGCGATGATCAGACCTGCAGGACTTGCTTTGCCTGATTGA
- a CDS encoding phosphoglucomutase/phosphomannomutase family protein, with protein MYTIKFGTDGWRAIIAKDFTVDNVKRVAAATLSWLKQHRYNRVVIGHDCRFGGQMFLEEIAATLAKGGIQCLVSKGYVSTPMVSLGVLTHQADLGIVVTASHNPPSYNGYKLKSALGGPLLPAAIAEIENLMPDHVPSEPFSFQESLAKGWIEYVDLESEYIRHVQHHFKLDQIRTSVSLAYDAMYGAGQNVMKQLFPDMLAFHCSYNPGFDHLPPEPIERNLQEIMKHLAHHPGKYIGVANDGDADRVAFLDSSGNMVDSHHILLLLLYYMVVYKKQSGAVVVSFSVTNKLKKLADHFGLEYHTTKIGFKYIAEYMTTMDVLVGGEESGGLAIKGHIPERDGIWIALTLLQYMAETGKNLNELIEEVYKIVGPFQYDRWDLSLTDEKIREVKSLMDAGIATWGDQQVLNYENLDGHKYHFINDRWLLIRTSGTEPVLRIYAQAENKTEVLRLLNQAKQVLQV; from the coding sequence ATGTACACCATCAAATTTGGTACCGACGGCTGGAGGGCAATTATTGCCAAAGATTTTACCGTAGATAATGTCAAGCGCGTGGCAGCCGCCACGTTGTCCTGGTTGAAGCAGCACCGTTACAACCGGGTCGTTATTGGTCACGATTGTCGTTTTGGCGGACAAATGTTTCTCGAAGAAATCGCGGCTACGCTGGCCAAAGGAGGCATTCAATGTCTCGTTTCAAAAGGATATGTAAGCACCCCAATGGTCTCTCTTGGAGTTCTCACACACCAGGCTGATCTGGGTATCGTCGTCACAGCCAGCCACAACCCTCCTTCATACAATGGCTATAAATTGAAATCAGCGCTGGGTGGCCCGTTGCTTCCTGCAGCCATAGCCGAAATCGAAAATTTGATGCCAGATCACGTCCCTTCGGAACCATTTAGTTTTCAGGAAAGCCTGGCCAAGGGATGGATTGAATACGTAGACCTGGAAAGTGAATACATCCGCCATGTACAGCATCATTTTAAATTGGATCAAATTCGAACAAGTGTTAGTTTGGCATACGATGCCATGTATGGAGCCGGTCAAAATGTAATGAAACAACTTTTTCCAGACATGTTGGCTTTCCATTGTTCCTATAATCCTGGTTTTGATCATCTGCCTCCGGAACCCATCGAACGCAATCTTCAGGAAATCATGAAACATCTGGCCCATCATCCCGGAAAATATATTGGGGTCGCCAATGATGGTGATGCTGACAGGGTCGCTTTCCTGGATTCTTCCGGAAATATGGTCGATTCTCACCACATCCTCCTGCTTTTATTGTACTACATGGTGGTTTATAAAAAACAGTCTGGGGCTGTCGTGGTGAGTTTTTCTGTAACCAATAAACTCAAAAAACTGGCCGATCATTTTGGACTCGAATATCACACTACCAAAATCGGATTCAAATACATCGCTGAATACATGACGACCATGGATGTTCTGGTGGGGGGCGAAGAATCCGGTGGACTTGCAATCAAGGGACATATCCCGGAACGCGACGGGATCTGGATTGCACTGACACTCCTCCAATACATGGCCGAAACCGGTAAAAACCTGAACGAACTCATTGAAGAGGTTTACAAAATTGTGGGTCCTTTTCAATACGACCGGTGGGACCTTTCACTCACCGATGAAAAAATCAGAGAAGTAAAATCTTTAATGGATGCAGGTATTGCCACATGGGGAGATCAACAAGTCCTAAATTACGAAAACCTGGATGGACACAAATACCATTTTATAAATGATCGATGGTTGCTCATCCGCACATCGGGGACAGAACCCGTGCTGCGCATTTACGCTCAGGCTGAAAATAAAACCGAGGTTCTCCGGTTGCTCAATCAGGCAAAGCAAGTCCTGCAGGTCTGA
- a CDS encoding protein-L-isoaspartate(D-aspartate) O-methyltransferase, with the protein MLLDTYRHKGLRAQLVEEIRKKGISDERVLAAMNKVPRHLYLDNAFEEWAYKDNAFPIDCEQTISQPYTVAFQTSLLNVEPKHKVLEIGLGSGYQASILFELGAKVYSIERHKPLFFKTTKLLNQLGYKGIRTFYGDGFKGLPLFAPFDRILVTAAAPLVPKELINQLKTGGCLIIPVTKGDLQQMLRITKISDQETKEERFGDFRFVPMLEGTE; encoded by the coding sequence ATGTTACTGGATACTTACAGACACAAAGGATTAAGGGCTCAACTGGTGGAAGAGATCCGAAAAAAAGGAATTTCTGATGAGCGGGTCTTGGCAGCCATGAATAAGGTGCCCCGGCATTTGTATCTCGACAATGCTTTTGAAGAATGGGCCTATAAGGATAATGCTTTTCCAATAGATTGCGAACAAACCATTTCTCAACCCTATACAGTTGCCTTCCAGACCAGTTTATTAAATGTGGAACCCAAGCACAAAGTCCTGGAAATTGGTTTGGGAAGTGGGTATCAGGCCAGTATTTTGTTTGAATTGGGAGCGAAAGTATACTCGATCGAACGACACAAACCACTGTTTTTTAAAACAACCAAGTTGTTGAATCAATTGGGATACAAAGGTATAAGAACCTTTTACGGAGACGGATTTAAAGGACTGCCTTTATTTGCACCTTTTGATAGAATATTGGTAACTGCTGCTGCGCCTTTGGTTCCCAAAGAGCTCATCAATCAGCTCAAGACTGGAGGATGTTTGATCATTCCGGTCACCAAGGGAGATCTCCAACAAATGCTAAGGATCACCAAAATCTCAGACCAGGAAACCAAAGAAGAAAGATTTGGAGATTTCCGGTTTGTACCCATGCTCGAGGGCACAGAATAA
- a CDS encoding NTP transferase domain-containing protein: MKAIIPVAGAGTKLRPLTYTQPKPLIPVAGKPIIAYILDQLIEAGIREYVFILGYLGEKIREYLDENYRNITRHYVSQNEREGLGHAIFLCKDILKNEEEVLIQLGDTILDIDMNVLQNSKVNTLAVRKVDDPRNFGVVELNEKGLVERLVEKPQFPRSNLAIVGLYHIKEWQKLLSCLESNIQSGRKTKGEFHLTDGLMCMIEYKSKFEIMEVRNWFDCGKKEILLSTNAIMLARKPQRQLAYNHENNIFIPPVSIGNNCQITHSIIGPNVSIGDNSQITNSILKDGIIGNFTSLEDVVLQHSIIGNDAVIKGRVQSFNIGDNTEIDMI, encoded by the coding sequence ATGAAGGCTATTATTCCGGTTGCCGGAGCGGGTACCAAGCTCAGGCCGCTTACCTATACCCAGCCCAAGCCACTTATCCCTGTGGCAGGGAAGCCTATTATTGCCTATATTCTGGATCAGTTGATCGAAGCGGGAATCCGGGAATATGTTTTCATTTTGGGTTACCTGGGGGAAAAAATAAGGGAATATCTCGATGAAAATTACAGGAATATAACCAGGCATTATGTCTCCCAAAATGAACGGGAAGGTTTGGGTCATGCTATATTCCTTTGCAAAGACATTCTTAAAAATGAGGAAGAAGTCCTCATTCAATTAGGGGATACCATTTTGGACATCGATATGAACGTGCTCCAGAATTCAAAAGTCAATACTTTGGCGGTAAGGAAAGTAGACGATCCCCGCAACTTCGGTGTCGTCGAGCTCAACGAAAAGGGATTGGTTGAGAGACTCGTAGAAAAACCTCAGTTTCCCAGATCCAACCTTGCTATAGTAGGATTGTATCATATCAAGGAATGGCAAAAACTACTGTCTTGTCTGGAAAGCAATATCCAATCGGGACGGAAAACCAAAGGAGAGTTTCATTTGACAGACGGATTGATGTGCATGATTGAATACAAGAGCAAGTTTGAAATCATGGAAGTCCGCAACTGGTTTGATTGCGGCAAAAAGGAAATTCTGTTATCGACCAACGCCATCATGCTCGCTCGAAAACCTCAAAGACAGTTGGCATATAATCATGAAAACAATATTTTTATTCCCCCGGTAAGTATTGGAAACAACTGCCAGATCACCCATTCAATTATTGGCCCAAATGTATCGATTGGAGACAACAGCCAGATCACAAATTCCATCCTTAAAGATGGTATTATAGGCAATTTTACCAGCCTCGAAGACGTTGTATTGCAGCATTCGATCATTGGAAACGATGCTGTCATTAAAGGCCGGGTTCAAAGTTTTAATATTGGAGACAACACCGAAATCGACATGATTTAG